A genome region from Psychrobacter jeotgali includes the following:
- the aroQ gene encoding type II 3-dehydroquinate dehydratase has translation MSASSSSNFLTDSNDTLPNKTYKLLLINGANLNLLGKREPDIYGHTTLVDIETQLKQHAATYGVELICVQSNHEGKLIDDIQYHGLLADTKAQVDAIIINPAAFTHTSVALRDALLATEKPFIEVHLSNIHAREPFRQHSYFSDVAVGVICGLGHLGYQMALDYWLKNIYNCQLNSH, from the coding sequence ATGAGCGCATCCTCTTCATCAAACTTTTTAACAGATTCCAATGATACTCTGCCAAATAAAACCTATAAATTATTATTGATAAATGGCGCCAATTTGAATCTACTAGGTAAACGTGAACCCGATATTTACGGCCATACTACCCTAGTTGATATAGAAACTCAGCTAAAACAGCATGCAGCAACGTATGGTGTAGAGCTGATATGCGTTCAGTCTAATCATGAAGGGAAGCTCATAGACGATATCCAATATCACGGCCTACTAGCTGACACCAAAGCTCAAGTCGATGCCATTATCATTAATCCAGCAGCTTTTACCCATACCTCGGTGGCTTTACGTGACGCTCTACTAGCAACCGAAAAACCATTTATCGAAGTTCATTTATCCAACATTCATGCCCGCGAGCCCTTTCGCCAGCACTCCTATTTTAGTGATGTAGCGGTCGGGGTCATTTGCGGTCTAGGACATTTGGGCTATCAGATGGCATTAGATTATTGGCTGAAAAATATTTATAACTGTCAATTAAATAGTCATTAA
- the ccoS gene encoding cbb3-type cytochrome oxidase assembly protein CcoS, protein MLSIFLLIPLSLMLFVVAIWAVRYAVRSNQFEDLDNASQRIILDDRQERRQVIQAHESAKEASQKETLQKQILQTDELSLNDGDNDSLAETTKQEQEAATFDSDNKTNQ, encoded by the coding sequence ATGCTTAGTATATTTTTGCTAATTCCACTGAGTTTAATGCTATTCGTGGTAGCTATTTGGGCGGTACGTTATGCGGTAAGATCTAATCAATTCGAGGACTTAGACAACGCCTCGCAGCGTATTATTTTGGATGACCGTCAAGAGCGCCGGCAAGTCATCCAAGCGCATGAGTCCGCTAAAGAAGCCTCACAAAAAGAGACTTTACAAAAACAAATCCTGCAAACGGATGAATTATCTCTAAATGACGGTGATAATGACTCGTTGGCAGAGACTACAAAGCAAGAACAAGAGGCAGCTACTTTCGATAGTGATAACAAAACCAATCAATAA
- the murB gene encoding UDP-N-acetylmuramate dehydrogenase: MTANLRLYPSPQYESQYDLSHANTMALACTADTVITLTDERQLDAFMGSYQDSQPLLVLSGGSNVLLPTSLDAMVLRPLMQGITVTNRSSSDPLNNDNPEATVLETVDIEVMAGENWHDLVTYTVNQGWYGLENLALIPGLTGAAPVQNIGAYGVQLEDYLQYVRAYHLPTRSWHHLSAADCQFGYRDSIFKRSPNTWLITRVGFRLHTDATKVLASYGDVQNIAQDYAIKNNRTQPTPMDVMQAIIDIRQQKLPDPKQLPNCGSFFQNPVIPASQFAALQSSYPDIVGYPMPDSMVKVAAGWLIEQAGLKGDGIKPIFTHQQQALVLTNHAPYEATQNDVARAQDYIASGVYDKFAITLSREPVWVNADSTIGHAQHVV; the protein is encoded by the coding sequence ATGACCGCAAATTTGCGCCTTTATCCTAGTCCTCAATATGAATCCCAGTATGACTTATCGCATGCTAATACCATGGCACTAGCGTGTACCGCCGATACCGTTATTACTTTGACCGATGAGCGCCAGCTAGATGCTTTTATGGGCAGTTATCAGGATAGTCAGCCATTACTGGTGTTATCAGGTGGCAGTAATGTACTTTTGCCAACGAGCTTGGACGCTATGGTCTTACGACCCCTAATGCAAGGTATCACGGTTACCAACCGCTCCTCATCCGATCCGTTAAATAATGATAATCCTGAAGCTACTGTACTAGAAACTGTCGATATAGAGGTTATGGCAGGCGAGAACTGGCACGATTTAGTCACTTATACGGTCAATCAAGGCTGGTATGGGCTTGAAAATCTAGCCTTGATCCCAGGCTTGACTGGTGCTGCTCCCGTGCAAAATATCGGCGCTTATGGCGTCCAGCTTGAAGACTATCTGCAATATGTGCGCGCTTATCATCTGCCTACACGCTCTTGGCACCATCTAAGCGCTGCTGACTGCCAGTTTGGCTATCGTGATAGTATTTTTAAGCGCTCCCCTAATACTTGGCTGATTACGCGAGTAGGCTTTCGTCTGCATACTGATGCGACGAAGGTTTTAGCCAGCTATGGCGACGTACAAAATATTGCGCAGGATTATGCGATAAAAAACAATCGCACTCAGCCTACGCCAATGGATGTGATGCAAGCCATTATTGATATTCGTCAGCAAAAACTACCTGATCCCAAGCAGCTGCCTAATTGCGGTAGTTTTTTTCAAAATCCAGTTATTCCTGCCAGCCAATTTGCCGCCTTACAGTCCAGCTACCCTGATATTGTGGGCTACCCCATGCCGGATTCCATGGTCAAAGTAGCAGCAGGTTGGCTTATTGAACAAGCTGGTCTGAAAGGCGATGGGATTAAGCCCATTTTCACTCATCAGCAGCAAGCACTGGTATTGACCAATCACGCTCCTTATGAAGCCACCCAAAATGATGTTGCCCGCGCGCAAGATTATATTGCCAGCGGCGTTTATGACAAGTTTGCTATCACTTTGTCACGTGAACCCGTTTGGGTAAATGCCGATAGTACGATTGGACACGCTCAACATGTGGTCTAA
- the ilvA gene encoding threonine ammonia-lyase, biosynthetic translates to MLSHWVRAILQATVYDVAIQTPLEPAPKLTQRFNNDIRLKREDLQPVFSFKLRGAYNRISQLSAEQKARGVICASAGNHAQGVAYSARELALNNIIVMPTTTPDIKVNAVKVLGGNVDLYGDSFDEANRYAIERAEREGLTFIPPYDDELVIAGQGTIALELTQQWRNMDYVFVAVGGGGLISGVAAFLGEVAPHIKVIAVEPVDSACLKAALATGERVKLEQVGLFVDGVAVAQIGELPFEVIRTQKSDGSGPVVEPEVITCSNDEVCAAVKDVFEENRSIVEPAGALAVAGMKKYIESHNLQGKNCAAIICGANMNFDRLRYIAERTEIGEKKEAIFAVTIPEQTGAFLSFCRSLQGRNITEFNYRADNQQSPDSMEPAAIFVGIGLKEGDKERQTITEQLAADGYSAHDLTDDDIAKSHIRHLIGGHAHVENEQLLKVSFPERPGALLTFLEKLGDDFNITLFHYRNHGAAEGRVLVGLQASESNSRLLQDALLDIGYDCTTVNDNIGYQLFLK, encoded by the coding sequence ATGCTGTCGCACTGGGTACGAGCTATTTTGCAAGCCACTGTTTATGATGTTGCTATTCAAACCCCACTTGAGCCTGCACCCAAGTTAACCCAGCGTTTCAATAATGATATTCGCCTAAAGCGCGAAGACTTGCAGCCGGTATTCTCTTTTAAGCTGCGTGGCGCTTACAACCGTATCAGTCAATTGAGCGCTGAACAAAAGGCACGCGGCGTCATCTGCGCCTCTGCCGGTAATCATGCTCAAGGTGTGGCTTATTCGGCGCGTGAGCTGGCACTAAACAACATTATCGTCATGCCTACTACCACCCCCGATATCAAAGTCAATGCCGTCAAAGTGCTGGGCGGTAATGTCGACTTATATGGTGATAGCTTTGACGAAGCGAATCGCTATGCCATCGAGCGCGCTGAGCGTGAAGGCTTAACCTTTATTCCACCTTATGATGACGAGCTGGTTATCGCCGGACAAGGCACCATTGCTCTTGAGCTGACTCAGCAGTGGCGCAACATGGATTATGTTTTTGTAGCCGTTGGTGGCGGCGGTCTCATTTCAGGAGTAGCCGCCTTTTTAGGAGAAGTGGCACCGCATATCAAAGTGATCGCCGTAGAGCCGGTAGATTCAGCATGCCTAAAAGCGGCACTTGCAACTGGTGAGCGCGTTAAATTAGAGCAAGTCGGACTGTTTGTCGATGGCGTAGCAGTGGCACAAATAGGCGAGCTCCCGTTTGAGGTCATCCGTACCCAAAAAAGTGATGGTTCAGGCCCGGTAGTAGAGCCTGAAGTCATTACTTGTAGCAATGATGAAGTCTGCGCCGCCGTCAAAGACGTGTTTGAAGAAAACCGTAGTATCGTTGAGCCCGCAGGAGCATTGGCAGTTGCTGGCATGAAAAAATATATTGAAAGCCATAATTTGCAAGGTAAAAACTGTGCGGCAATTATTTGTGGTGCCAATATGAACTTTGATCGCTTGCGTTATATCGCTGAGCGTACCGAGATTGGTGAGAAAAAAGAGGCCATCTTTGCCGTAACTATTCCTGAGCAAACAGGCGCCTTCTTAAGCTTCTGCCGCAGTTTGCAAGGCCGTAATATTACCGAATTTAACTATCGAGCTGACAATCAGCAGTCGCCTGATTCTATGGAGCCTGCGGCGATTTTTGTAGGTATTGGTTTAAAAGAAGGGGATAAAGAACGCCAAACGATCACTGAGCAGTTAGCAGCAGATGGTTACTCGGCTCATGACTTAACCGATGATGATATTGCCAAGTCGCATATTCGTCATTTGATTGGCGGTCATGCCCATGTCGAGAATGAGCAATTATTAAAGGTTTCTTTTCCTGAACGTCCCGGCGCGCTACTCACCTTTTTAGAGAAGCTTGGTGATGATTTCAACATTACCTTATTCCACTATCGCAATCATGGCGCAGCTGAGGGCCGAGTGCTCGTAGGTTTACAAGCTTCTGAGAGCAATTCAAGATTGCTGCAAGACGCCCTACTCGATATCGGTTATGACTGTACTACGGTCAATGACAATATAGGTTATCAGCTATTCTTGAAGTAA
- a CDS encoding low molecular weight protein-tyrosine-phosphatase codes for MQLKASTPSSILLVCLGNICRSPTAEEIFRQQAAIAGITMKVDSAGTGDWHIGHNPDKRAQRHAKSHGYNISKLVARQVNADDFRKFDLILAMDAQNLADLQTLKDSIEDTENNESLAKLALFSAEDPTYGGDDVPDPYQGDGDDFEEVIERIESSAKAWIESWKKV; via the coding sequence ATGCAACTTAAAGCATCTACACCATCATCCATACTGCTGGTCTGCTTGGGTAATATCTGCCGATCACCAACGGCTGAAGAGATATTTCGCCAGCAGGCAGCCATTGCAGGCATCACGATGAAAGTAGATTCTGCTGGTACCGGAGATTGGCATATTGGTCATAACCCTGACAAACGGGCACAGCGCCATGCCAAATCTCATGGCTATAACATCAGCAAATTGGTAGCACGGCAGGTTAACGCCGATGATTTTCGTAAATTTGATTTAATCTTGGCAATGGATGCTCAGAACCTAGCTGATCTACAAACCCTCAAAGACAGTATTGAAGATACCGAAAATAATGAGTCACTGGCTAAACTAGCCCTATTTAGTGCTGAAGATCCTACTTATGGCGGTGATGATGTACCCGATCCTTATCAAGGCGATGGTGATGATTTTGAGGAAGTGATTGAACGTATTGAATCTAGCGCAAAAGCATGGATTGAAAGCTGGAAAAAGGTCTAA
- the rpiA gene encoding ribose-5-phosphate isomerase RpiA, with protein MSDQQAQKQAAAKAALNYIEEGMILGVGTGSTVNCLIELLPEIKIAGAVASSQVTEEKLRALNIDIVDLNFAGTLDIYIDGADEVNAQLQLIKGGGGALTREKIVAAASNKFICMVDASKSVDILGREFPVPIEVLPQARSYVARQLVQMGAEPVYREGFVTDYGNVILDTYDLDVSNPIAVEQVLNNIVGVVCNGVFAANQADVLLKAGNNGVETLMR; from the coding sequence ATGAGTGATCAGCAAGCACAAAAGCAAGCCGCTGCCAAAGCTGCCTTAAATTATATCGAAGAAGGTATGATATTGGGTGTCGGGACTGGTAGTACTGTCAATTGTCTCATTGAGCTGTTACCTGAAATTAAAATAGCCGGAGCGGTTGCCAGCTCGCAAGTGACCGAAGAGAAGCTTAGAGCGCTTAATATTGATATTGTTGATCTGAATTTTGCTGGAACTTTAGATATTTATATCGATGGCGCTGACGAAGTCAATGCGCAGTTGCAGCTTATTAAAGGCGGCGGCGGTGCCCTCACTCGTGAAAAAATCGTTGCTGCCGCTTCCAACAAATTTATCTGTATGGTTGACGCTAGCAAAAGTGTCGATATCTTAGGGCGTGAGTTTCCGGTACCGATTGAGGTATTGCCGCAAGCACGTTCTTATGTGGCAAGGCAGTTGGTGCAAATGGGCGCAGAGCCGGTATATCGAGAGGGCTTTGTAACCGATTATGGTAACGTGATTCTTGATACCTATGATTTAGATGTTAGCAATCCTATTGCTGTTGAGCAGGTGCTCAATAACATCGTTGGGGTAGTGTGTAATGGTGTTTTTGCGGCGAATCAAGCCGATGTGCTATTGAAGGCGGGTAATAATGGGGTTGAGACTTTAATGCGCTAA
- a CDS encoding YdcF family protein codes for MWSKRFWRHYLRSAERMVKVFRIINITFLLGSTFIIIVLISLFTPLFSRTVVYGLNQLPLPTMSEAATDLSPTAYVVLGGGLTNDNNNHIILNGYSLNRIRAAAIAYHDAPLPIILSGAEAPWMDQWLIEHGIDEKLSENASMNTCENARFTAKRTPLQHVYLITDDYHMARARRQFALNNIYTTPIAAPLPVNRNWMQPAQNLSHSRRAVYEVAAYIRDIIRPQTDCRDAGEVTIQQLLTPRGDAVKTF; via the coding sequence ATGTGGTCTAAACGCTTTTGGCGACACTACTTACGTTCAGCTGAACGTATGGTCAAAGTATTTCGTATTATCAATATTACTTTTTTACTGGGCTCAACTTTTATAATTATTGTTTTAATAAGTTTATTTACCCCTCTATTTTCACGTACTGTGGTGTATGGATTAAACCAGTTACCCCTCCCCACTATGAGTGAGGCCGCCACAGATTTATCACCAACGGCCTATGTGGTCCTGGGCGGCGGTTTGACTAATGACAATAATAACCACATCATCCTTAATGGTTATAGTCTAAACCGTATTCGTGCGGCGGCTATAGCCTATCATGATGCGCCGCTACCTATTATCCTAAGCGGCGCTGAAGCACCGTGGATGGATCAATGGCTTATCGAGCACGGTATCGATGAAAAGTTAAGTGAAAACGCCAGTATGAACACTTGCGAAAATGCACGTTTCACTGCAAAACGTACCCCCCTACAGCATGTTTATCTCATCACTGATGATTATCATATGGCACGTGCACGTCGGCAGTTTGCTTTAAATAACATTTATACCACTCCTATTGCTGCTCCTCTACCTGTTAACCGTAATTGGATGCAGCCAGCACAAAACCTAAGTCACTCGCGCCGAGCGGTCTATGAGGTTGCTGCTTATATCCGTGACATCATACGTCCGCAGACCGACTGCCGTGATGCCGGAGAAGTCACTATTCAGCAGTTGCTAACCCCACGGGGCGATGCGGTTAAGACCTTTTAA
- a CDS encoding ABC1 kinase family protein, with protein sequence MANSSGKRFMKLAGMTASIAGKAAKNSLKHLSSDEEKRLQARSDMMQDVGIQIAETLGEMKGAVMKVGQIASQYKDVFPPEVATALEKLQKDAPPMPYSQIKKQVERELKTPIGEVFSAFEETPFAAASIGQVHKATLPSGQKVVVKVQYPDVDENCDSDLKQVRMALRIAGVLNMSRELQEQLFAEIRQSLHDELDYVKEANNLRVFSAFHADDKGLIIPKVIGSHSSKRILTLSEEMGESLTTASTWDNEIKQKIATRLFHFSAGQLFGLYRMHCDPHPGNFAFRPDGSVVAYDFGGIRSYSDSEVQLFRRFAQHAIRGDVTALEQDLVALGIRSDDDTNIPGSFYEEWLAIGLKPLSIPPFHEGEFDFANSQIHHEAIAKMRTSLKYFNQFQPSATTMMLDRTISGQYWNLVNLGVKIDLSPLVEEYFAIPD encoded by the coding sequence ATGGCGAACTCGTCCGGAAAACGCTTTATGAAACTGGCTGGCATGACTGCAAGTATTGCTGGTAAAGCCGCTAAAAATTCATTAAAGCATCTGTCTAGTGACGAAGAAAAGCGGCTACAAGCACGTTCTGATATGATGCAAGATGTGGGTATTCAAATTGCTGAAACCTTGGGGGAGATGAAAGGCGCGGTAATGAAAGTTGGGCAAATCGCCTCACAATATAAAGACGTCTTTCCTCCTGAGGTAGCTACTGCATTAGAAAAGCTACAAAAAGACGCGCCGCCCATGCCCTACTCGCAAATAAAAAAGCAAGTTGAACGTGAACTGAAAACCCCTATCGGCGAGGTGTTTTCCGCTTTTGAAGAAACCCCTTTTGCAGCCGCTTCTATCGGTCAGGTTCATAAAGCCACGTTGCCGTCTGGACAAAAGGTGGTGGTGAAAGTTCAATATCCTGATGTCGACGAAAACTGTGATAGCGATCTTAAACAAGTACGGATGGCGCTAAGAATTGCAGGCGTGCTCAACATGAGTCGTGAGCTTCAAGAGCAGCTGTTTGCGGAGATTCGGCAAAGCCTGCACGATGAGCTGGACTATGTCAAAGAGGCTAATAACTTACGAGTATTTAGTGCTTTTCATGCCGATGACAAAGGTTTAATTATACCTAAAGTTATTGGCAGTCATTCATCCAAACGTATTTTGACTTTGAGCGAAGAGATGGGCGAATCCCTAACGACCGCCTCGACATGGGATAACGAGATTAAGCAGAAAATCGCTACCCGATTATTTCATTTTAGCGCCGGACAGCTCTTTGGTTTGTACCGCATGCATTGCGATCCTCACCCAGGGAATTTTGCTTTTCGTCCCGATGGGAGTGTTGTCGCCTACGATTTTGGCGGAATTCGTAGTTATAGCGATAGTGAAGTACAGCTATTTCGCAGATTTGCACAGCATGCTATTCGCGGGGATGTGACCGCTCTTGAACAAGATTTAGTTGCGCTTGGCATACGCTCGGATGACGATACCAACATTCCGGGATCCTTCTATGAAGAATGGTTGGCTATTGGACTCAAGCCCTTATCAATTCCACCCTTTCATGAAGGCGAGTTCGACTTTGCTAATAGTCAAATTCATCATGAAGCTATTGCTAAAATGCGCACTTCTTTAAAATACTTCAATCAATTTCAGCCCTCAGCGACCACAATGATGCTCGATCGTACTATATCAGGGCAATACTGGAATTTGGTCAATTTAGGAGTCAAAATCGATTTGTCACCCTTGGTGGAAGAGTACTTTGCTATTCCTGATTAG
- a CDS encoding RNA-binding S4 domain-containing protein, with protein sequence MKKHNKNHSQPNNTENAERMRIDKWLWAARFYRTRTLAKEAIESGRVHYAGSRVKTSKEVSVGDELQIRQGSATAMTEKTVIVEALSAQRGNATAAQALYSETEESIERRAYYAEQRKLANLARPDNKPNKKQRRDLQRFKDDHN encoded by the coding sequence ATGAAGAAACACAATAAAAACCATAGCCAGCCTAACAATACTGAAAACGCTGAACGCATGCGTATTGATAAATGGTTATGGGCCGCACGGTTCTATCGGACTCGCACCCTAGCCAAAGAAGCTATCGAAAGTGGACGGGTACACTATGCTGGTAGCCGGGTTAAGACCAGCAAAGAGGTTTCGGTTGGCGATGAGTTACAAATTCGCCAAGGCTCGGCTACCGCCATGACTGAAAAAACAGTCATTGTGGAGGCGTTAAGCGCTCAGCGTGGTAATGCGACAGCGGCGCAAGCCTTATATTCTGAAACTGAAGAGAGTATTGAGCGCCGCGCTTATTACGCTGAACAGCGTAAACTTGCTAACCTAGCTCGCCCTGATAATAAACCTAATAAAAAACAGCGCCGTGATTTACAACGTTTTAAAGATGACCATAATTGA
- a CDS encoding DEAD/DEAH box helicase, with translation MSNFTAFTDLPLSAPTLRGINDLGFTELTAIQAQILPHTLAHQDAIGQAQTGTGKTATFLITIMEALLKRPFSADEERYLGEPRAVVMAPTRELAQQIFDDCIELTKYTALHSVCIMGGTNYETQQHELERQYVDILIATPGRLIDLMQKGMVYLDRVEVLVLDEADRMLDMGFIPDIKRLVGRMPPNTDRQSLLFSATFNQDVMNLAYRWLHEPEFVEIEPEHKTSELVDQHFYLLTEDQKLEALQRIISDTDVDKVIVFANRKDQVKRLYHKLRQAHKIVMLSGDVIQQKREKYLQRFKDGHASVLVATDVAGRGIHVDDISHVVNYTLPDQPDDYVHRIGRTGRAGQTGISISFVSEDDAFNLPALEKHLDTKFTLEQWQQ, from the coding sequence TTGAGTAATTTTACTGCATTTACGGATTTGCCATTATCTGCGCCTACCTTACGCGGGATCAATGATTTAGGCTTTACCGAACTAACGGCCATTCAAGCGCAAATACTACCGCATACCTTAGCCCATCAAGACGCTATCGGACAAGCGCAAACAGGTACTGGCAAAACCGCTACGTTTTTGATTACTATTATGGAGGCGCTACTGAAGCGTCCGTTTAGCGCTGATGAAGAGCGTTATTTAGGCGAGCCCCGTGCGGTAGTGATGGCACCAACCCGTGAGCTTGCTCAGCAAATATTTGATGATTGTATTGAACTGACTAAATATACCGCCTTGCATAGCGTTTGTATCATGGGCGGTACTAATTACGAAACTCAGCAGCACGAGCTTGAGCGCCAGTATGTAGATATTTTAATTGCTACGCCAGGACGCTTAATAGATCTGATGCAAAAAGGTATGGTTTATCTTGACCGAGTAGAGGTACTGGTATTAGATGAGGCCGATCGCATGCTCGATATGGGTTTTATTCCTGATATCAAGCGTTTAGTAGGACGGATGCCACCTAATACCGATCGCCAGAGTTTACTATTTTCGGCTACTTTTAACCAAGATGTTATGAATTTAGCTTATCGCTGGTTACATGAACCTGAGTTTGTAGAGATTGAGCCTGAACACAAAACCAGCGAATTGGTTGATCAGCATTTTTACTTATTAACCGAGGATCAAAAGCTAGAAGCGTTGCAGCGTATTATCAGCGATACGGATGTAGATAAGGTCATCGTTTTTGCTAATCGTAAAGACCAAGTTAAACGCCTTTATCATAAGCTGCGCCAAGCCCATAAGATTGTGATGTTGTCGGGTGATGTTATTCAGCAAAAGCGCGAGAAATACCTGCAACGTTTTAAAGATGGTCACGCCTCAGTTCTAGTGGCTACTGATGTAGCGGGGCGTGGTATTCACGTTGATGATATTAGTCACGTAGTCAATTACACCCTGCCAGATCAACCTGATGATTATGTGCACCGTATTGGACGCACAGGACGCGCTGGGCAGACGGGTATAAGTATTAGCTTTGTCAGTGAAGATGACGCTTTTAATCTGCCCGCACTTGAGAAGCACTTAGATACCAAGTTTACTCTTGAGCAGTGGCAACAATAG
- a CDS encoding ion transporter: MKQPSVEAITHLRNRIHIIIEGTDTRWGKLFDIVLLIAILASVAVVMLDSVLYMRLQFGTFFYYAEWFFTILFTIEYALRLFSAPNRLRYAFSFFGVVDLLSVLPSYLSLFFVGVQYLLVIRILRILRVFRVLKLKAYMQQAGFLASALRTSQQKIIVFFLSLVLLVTIFGAIIYVVEGPENGFTSIPLSIYWAVVTVTTTGYGDMSPKTPIGQAIATMVMIAGYAIIAVPTGIFTAELARNMRPQLNPISCPNCGKFGHAVNATFCDRCGHALHV; the protein is encoded by the coding sequence ATGAAGCAACCATCCGTTGAAGCTATTACTCATCTACGTAACCGCATTCATATTATTATCGAAGGCACGGATACCCGCTGGGGTAAGCTTTTTGATATTGTTTTACTGATTGCGATTTTAGCTAGCGTAGCTGTGGTGATGCTAGATAGTGTGCTGTACATGCGCTTGCAGTTTGGCACCTTTTTTTATTATGCAGAATGGTTCTTTACCATTTTATTTACTATTGAATATGCCCTGAGGTTATTTTCTGCACCCAACAGACTACGTTACGCTTTTAGCTTCTTTGGAGTAGTGGATTTATTGTCGGTTTTGCCAAGCTACTTAAGCTTATTCTTTGTCGGGGTACAATACCTGTTAGTGATACGTATTCTGCGTATTTTGCGGGTGTTTAGGGTTCTCAAGCTCAAAGCTTATATGCAACAAGCTGGGTTTTTGGCTTCAGCGCTTAGAACCAGTCAGCAGAAAATTATCGTATTTTTCCTATCTTTAGTGCTGTTAGTAACAATTTTCGGCGCCATTATTTATGTGGTCGAAGGACCAGAGAATGGTTTTACCAGTATTCCTCTGTCCATTTATTGGGCAGTTGTAACGGTAACCACCACTGGCTACGGTGATATGTCACCAAAAACGCCAATTGGACAAGCTATTGCAACCATGGTTATGATCGCCGGTTACGCCATTATTGCGGTACCAACGGGGATCTTTACTGCTGAGCTGGCGCGTAATATGCGTCCACAATTAAACCCAATCTCTTGTCCTAATTGTGGTAAATTTGGTCACGCCGTAAACGCTACCTTTTGCGATCGTTGTGGTCATGCGCTGCATGTGTAG
- a CDS encoding sulfite exporter TauE/SafE family protein, with translation MTTALLIAAFMMGFLGSPHCLGMCGGLVAAFSLSMKDVSPAKRRRLIATYHFGRLTSYSVLGLIAGIVGTTVLEPLMKGNSTPRILLGLVLAFVGITMLGAPFLAKLERVGMRFWQFLSPVRQKVFPLNTYPRALAAGLLWGYLPCGLVYGALLIAVVAHNPLGGAALMFVFGLGTVPMLVATHETVGWLRDKIGRLRLRQINGALMVLSGLAVIFVPIMMKSMHGGDHGQMDHGSPSTMISDTDNSTHQNMNHSSE, from the coding sequence ATGACCACAGCATTATTAATTGCGGCATTTATGATGGGTTTTTTAGGGTCGCCGCATTGCTTAGGAATGTGTGGAGGCTTGGTAGCTGCCTTTAGTTTATCGATGAAAGATGTCAGTCCTGCCAAACGTCGTCGCCTAATTGCTACCTATCATTTTGGACGGCTAACCAGTTATTCAGTGCTAGGTTTAATCGCTGGAATAGTGGGCACCACGGTATTAGAGCCTTTGATGAAAGGTAACAGCACGCCACGTATTCTATTGGGTTTGGTATTAGCCTTCGTTGGTATCACTATGCTTGGTGCACCATTTTTAGCTAAGCTTGAGCGTGTTGGCATGCGCTTTTGGCAATTTCTTAGCCCGGTTCGCCAAAAGGTCTTTCCACTCAATACTTATCCGCGAGCATTAGCAGCAGGTTTATTATGGGGATATTTGCCCTGCGGTCTGGTATATGGTGCTCTACTTATCGCTGTTGTGGCTCATAACCCGCTAGGCGGTGCAGCCTTGATGTTCGTGTTTGGCTTAGGCACTGTACCGATGCTGGTGGCTACCCATGAGACAGTTGGCTGGCTGCGAGATAAGATTGGACGTTTGCGCTTGCGTCAGATAAATGGTGCTTTAATGGTACTATCAGGCTTGGCCGTCATTTTTGTTCCGATAATGATGAAAAGCATGCATGGCGGTGATCATGGACAGATGGATCATGGCAGTCCTTCTACTATGATATCTGATACAGATAACAGCACTCATCAAAACATGAATCATAGCTCAGAATAG
- a CDS encoding cold-shock protein, producing MSDREQGIVKWFNDAKGFGFIQRDSGEDIFVHFRAIQGDGYRSLKDGEKVEFSVVEGDKGLQAEEVRKVEE from the coding sequence ATGTCAGATCGTGAGCAAGGTATCGTTAAGTGGTTCAATGACGCAAAAGGCTTTGGTTTCATTCAACGTGATAGTGGTGAAGATATCTTTGTCCATTTCCGTGCCATTCAAGGTGATGGTTATCGCTCTTTAAAAGATGGCGAAAAAGTTGAGTTTAGCGTGGTTGAAGGTGACAAAGGTCTTCAAGCTGAAGAAGTTAGAAAAGTAGAAGAATAA